The DNA sequence AATACCGAAAAAGCGAGCTCGGTTACGACGTGCAGAGAAGCCCGAGGTGCTGACATAGAGTGTGGTCAGTTTCTTAGATGCTCGGTGCTGCAGCACACCAATCATCCTGACTGAGACGCAGACAGGCACAATGAATGTCGGGGGAGGGTTCACTTAGTGATGTCAACACAACTGCAATATGAGCAGAAACAACAATTTGTCGGGCTGGCATGATGAAGATAGGATGCTGAGCATTTCTTGAAGCCTGAAGGCATGTTATAAGTAATCGTCGAATAACGCACAATCTCTCTCTCCTTCCGTCGGCTTGCAGTGCTTATAAAAAAGAAAGTCTACATACCCTTGTTCAAATaccatgaataaaaaaaatacaacctgTACAACTCAAtggaaaaaaagcctttttaagAAGGGAAGTAAAAAGAAGAGATAATGTGGTTGCGTATCAGGTGTTCTGGTAAGCCTTTCCTATTTTTGTTTCGGACAGAAGCTTGGGCGTTTTGTGCTGTCACTGACTAATATATGGAACAGTTCATAATTCTCTCCACCATGTGTATGATCCCGCTTAAAGTGGAAGAAACTGCCCGAAAGCAGGCATTTTAAATGGTGACAGTCACTGGTGGAGCGAGATAGAGGCCGCGGGGGCGCTGTAACCCCCCCATTATACTTGGACCCCCCCAGGTGCCAGGCCAAATAATTAATTTCTTTCCACATATCCCAGGGAACATATGATGTATATCTATCAACGTTTTCTAAAGAAATTAGGGGGCTTGGATTTGTTTTGCGGAATCCCTGAGATGTCCTTGGCAACTCCatgcccccccgccccctcaagGGAAAAATTCctagctctgccagtggtgGCAGGTGCGTGCAGACTCCCATTGATTTGAGTTTTGGAATGTGATTAATATTGAACACCGTCAAATCCTATAGGTGTTTTTCTTATGGTCTAAAAAAAACTGACGTTTTTTAAGGTGTGTAGACTTTACATCACTATATAAGGTTCATGTTACTCAGGATGAAGACTATTAAGTTAACAATCTTCCCGTTTTTTCCCTTCCAGGTGAAATCAGCCTCCCTCAGTTGGAGGCTGGGGAGATATCCGAAGGTGAGGGTGGGGGATCAGCTCACCCCCTGGTGTCGGTGCCCGGAGCTGGCCCAGGCCGCGCCGACGGTGGAGGAAGTGGTCCTCCACAGATCCAGGACGGAACTGTTGCTGCGGCTGATGTGGTTCCAGCGGTAGAAAGAGAAACATGGACCAGACAGATGGACTTCATCATGTCCTGCGTGGGTTTTGCTGTCGGCTTGGGCAACGTGTGGCGCTTCCCTTACCTTTGCTACAAGAACGGAGGAGGTAAGTTTCCGCTAGCCCTTATGTACTTTGTCGTATGATGTGtacaaaaacatgtttgcatTGGCAAACAGGGGCAAAGTTGGGGCTTTTTTGTCATGAATCATTTACAGTATTAAACAAGAAATCAAAGTTTAAAAGAATGAAAGTGTTTAAAATGGACCTTCCATGCTTGATTATGAAGCAGAAGATCCAGCCATACGTTTTCTATAGCCAATAGCACGTACAGCTGAAATAAAAAGTCTACATACCCCTATTAgataatttcccccaaaaattccACTATTAATGTGACCTGTACAATTGAATCAATTTCTTTATCTATTTGATAAGAGAAATACAAATTAACTGAGATAATGTGGTTGCACTAAATTGCACATGCCCAATTAACTGGGAtgtggctgtgttcagaattaaCCAATTACATTTCTCAACCTCATTAATTGGGAGTCAGCATAACCAGTTACTATTTTAAGAACCTTTGCTTAACCCCAAATAAAGTTCAGATGTTGAAGTAggcttttcctgacattttttttttttttgcattcttaTAGAAGCCTTAAGCTTTTGTGCCAACACTGCCTGCTATTTAGAACCAGAACTTTAAGTAATTTATCTTAGcccattttttaaatcacaaatcTTCACAATCAAACAGGGGTGTCTCGACTTTTTATATCTGCTGTACAAACAGATCTTGTTTTTATCACCTATGGAGAAAAGATGTAAACTGATCATGTAAGGTCATCGAAGTGAATCGATAACAATGATAATTTGAGGTATGATGATCCCATGATGACATGCCGTTGTAATATGTTAATGTTTGGCTGGTCATGTAATATTTGCTGTAAGTTTAAAGCAAGAGTTGTGTCATGGacgtctgccaatgcctgttgtTGGCAGAAAGGTCCCATATCCCGCAAACAGGTCAAGGTCATGCCACATTGTCACGTTGTCACAGGGACaggttttatccatccatccatccatccattttctgaaccgcttagtccccacgggggtcgcgggcgtgctggagcctatcccagccgtcatcgggcagtaggcgggggacaccctgaactggttgccagccaatcgcagggcacacagagacagacaaccaatcgcactcacactcacacctagggacaatttggagtcttcaatcggcctaccaagcatgtttttggaatgtgggaggaaaccggagtgcccggagaaaacccacgcgggcccggggagaacatgcaaactccacacagggagggccggaggtggaatcgaacccgcaccctcctaactgtgaggcggacgtgctacccagtgcgccaccgagccgcctacagGTTTTATTAATGAGACTATTTACAATCTGAAGAGATAAAGACGTCAGTTGTAAAATGTTGTCACCTGACAGCTATAAATGAAAGCAAAAGTAGACCAACAAATTATTGTTGCGTGGTTGTGAGCAcgtagatcccccccccccccctccctccgccTCTTCTtccaccattcactttattatagTTGCTCAACAGATGTACACCATGTCCTGCGGTCACATGGCATACGCCTCTCTCTGCGTCCTTTCCATTTTCATCCATAGTAACCTTCTCAGACTTTGCCCTTCTCTTACCCCCGACCCGCCCACTTGTCCATATTTTTGcaatgtgttttgttgaaattaAGACCAATGGGTGGTTGGGTGCATCTTAGTCCAGCCTTCCCTCCCTCTCGTTTGAGTGTGTCTTGTGACCCACAGTACTGATACCCACCTTCTGGTATCGGATAACAATGGCCTGTTTGACACAGTCCACCCCCTGTGCTCCTGCCCGACACTGTTGCAGCTTTATGAaggtgctctctctctctctctctctctctctctctctctctctctctctctctctctctctctctctctctctctctctctctctctctctctctctctctctctctctctccgtctgCCTGCCTGATAAGGTGGCATACGgacacacaataacaataaccTGCCTTGTGCGATTTCTCCCTTTGCCTTTACAAGTCAACAAATTCATTTTGTGTCCTTGACCAGCCTCGATAGACAGCAGCAGTTTCTGATAAGAGCTGAGTCCAACTACCACTGGAATAAATGCCCATATTTATTTATcgtgacgctgctgctgctgctgctgctcggcCCGTCGTGTTTGGTCCAGTTATGATTAAATGAGGATTTACTTAAGCCTATTTGGGATGCAGTTGCCCATAAGTTCAGCTAGTAGGTTAGCTTGGGGTATAGCTGCAAAAAGCCTTTTTCCCTCCACTCATTCCATTCACGCCTCCCATCTCATCTCGTGCTCTCTTCTGTGTCTCTGACTCTCCCGCCCCTGTCTCTTCTGTTTGAGTCACGCTCACCAATGTTGCCTTATAAGGCGGCAGCCCTCTGCTCCCGCAGAATGACATGTGAATGAGACATAAATTGCCAATCGATAACCCCGCTTCGGTGCCAATCGGCCTGATGTTCACTACCGattgatgtgtttgttttttgccaatCCTCCCACCCGCAAATCTCAGCTGTGGCATcgtcccacttttttttttttccagcctcaCTTCTCTGTGCTCCATCCATCTTTCCCTCCTTTGCTGTAAGCCAGCCCGTGCACTGCGTCACAGGCGGTCGGTCACATGACCACCTCATTTGCTCTGTAGTGGCATCACGTAGTTGCAATTGTTTTCATTTGGAATTTGAATCACCGCATGGCCTTCGTTTTTGTTCCTTTATCCTTCATATTCATAGAATGCTTTCCGCATAACGCCTGTGAAAAGTAGCTCGCTCCGGGCAAAATCCatccaatcaaattaaaacaagTCCCCGCTTTCTCTATCAGGACTAATTTACTTATCCATCATCTGTTTGCCGACTCAGAGAccaaaaaatgttattttctcttTCCTACATTTGCATTTGCTCTATGAATCTGTGCACCTTATGTAACATTTTGGGAGTCCATAAGAatgaaatattgctttattagctCATCAGTATTTGCTTTCCCTTGTACTGACAGCATTGAACACTTAAAGCGGAtaactgattttattttttaaataacaggTACCATTGTTTGGTCTCATTCAAACTATCTCAATTCTGGTGGTAACAGGCGAGAAATGTTGATTAACATAACAATTAACCAATTTGTAGCATTCAAATAAATACCTGTATCTAATTTTGTAAGAAATCTGATTTATACTTAAATGTGATTAATATATCTCTCATACAGGAATGACATTACAATACGAGGACTCTTAAGCTCAATTAGTAAATTGTATTTCTGACAGGGATATTGTTTGTTTGTAACGTAAGCCCACCTTTCACTGCTTTTCACTAGACGCAGTATAACGTTTCAGTCATTTTTAATTACCTGGTCTATTATATCAGCCGATACTAGGACTTTCAAAATGATCATAATCGGCGGGAATTTCACCGATTAAACTCTCTCTCTTGAATCCGTAAATGCTGTTCAGTAGGTTTGGGCAGGAAGTCAAGTACATGAGATTGAATGTTATTCTGTCCGACCTTGTCCGGGTCCTAGATTCAACGTGACTGTGTTGTTTTCTGTTGCAGGTGTGTTCCTCATCCCCTACTTGCTGATCGTGTTCATCGGGGGCATCCCTGTCTTCTTCCTAGAAATCTCTTTAGGGCAGTTCATGAAACAGGGAGGGGTCTCCGCCTGGAACATAGCGCCTCTTTTCAAAGGTTACCGCTCAGTGTCAGACAGGAAGAGAACGCAGTTGACGtcacttcattcattcatgtccCGATCTGCATCTTCTCCCGACCAGGTTTGGGCTTGGCCTCGATGGTGATTGTGTTCTTCTGCAACACTTACTACATCATGATTCTGGTGTGGGGTCtctactttctcttccactctTTCACCAACCCACTTCCGTGGGCCACCTGTGGACACACTTGGAACACCCCCAACTGTACAGAGGACTTCCGGCGCACCTGCCACAACCACAGTGTGGCCCAGTTGTCTCAGCTATCATCTGCTGCGCCAGCAGTCAAGCCTCTCGCCTCTGTGCTTCCACTGGACGTGTCCACGACCCTTTCACTCCTTAACAACAGCTGCATGGAGATGGAAGGCATGCGCTCCCCTGTCATTGAGTTCTGGGAGTATGTATATTTTATCTTCCCATTGTAGTAATATATTACATTATATTGGATACTCATGTTGCCAGATGCCTTATTTCTTGTATTGGTCTTTGCCAAAACGGGGTATGCTTTTCAACTTTATAGCAATCATTTTATTCTACAATGCACAGAGCAAGGCTCATAAACGTTTACGTGGAAAATCTTAAGAGCACTGATATGTATGAaatgtttctaaaaaaaaaaaaaaaaacaacgatgTAAATTGaatgcaccaataatcttattgACTTATCAGCAGGGTGGACATTGTAGGCTAATGTTAACATTTATTAGTGTACCTAATTCAATTAGCAACATAATTCAGTCAGCGATCTGGCTGTTTAAAAATCcggttttaaaaaaatgaattttgaaTTTGTGGAAGGTTTTTATATTAATTGATATTTTGCTATACCAGAGTGGACATGTTGAGCTTGATAGTGTCTAACTGCACACATAACATGATGAAAATTATAAAACAAAGGTATATTCTTCAAATACCCAATGGAAGTCGAAACTCGATTGAAGACGAAATGCTGCTCGTAAAGTCCCATCGGGGGTTTCTTTGACCCCACAATGACAGGGCGGACACAATTTCAATTCCATGTTGAAATCACCTATTGACCCACGTGTCTTAAAAATGTGTCCATAGAGTACTTAGTGTGTCGTTCTAGCTTTACAAGCCTTCACGACTGATCTGAATTTGCCCAGATGTGATGACGCTTGTGTTGTCATTCACAGACGCAACGTTCTTCGCCTGTCCAGTGGCATTGATGAACCTGGCGACATCAGCTACCAGATGGTGCTGTGTCTCCTCGTCACCTGGGTCATTGTTTACTTCTGCATGTGGAAGGGAGTCAAATCTACAGGCAAGGTAGGTTTCCTCTTGATTTACAAATCACTCATTACAAGCATAGATGAATTATCATGTGTTTAGAGCCAGTCTCTTTCCACTACCAAAGTTATAGGCTATGATTGTGTGGTTACCtgaaacccccccaaaaaatggtgGCATTTCGCCCTTTGACCCCCAATCAGATTTGGTGGAGTGAGAGGATCAGTGTCGAGACTGAAACCCGTAAGAGCTCGCATTCTTCTACTTGTTATGCGGTTGCTTTTTAATCATCTAAATGTGCGTTTCAACTATACTTCAGTCAGACATTAAATGTATAGTAATCCCCCCTCCATCATGCGGGTTACGATACGGACCACCCCAGTAATAAATGACACCTGCAATATGGAGATACTCTATTCAAATATGCACATTTGATAGCATTGACAGCACTTTTACTTGAACACACACGATCTATTGCGAATGAGAGGAAGAGTAACGGATAACACTGAAATACAAGCGATATTTTTCTTAAAAATGCGAGATGAATCCACAATGGACTGGGACCGCAAAGCGTGACCCGCGACTTAGTGGGGGGGATTGCTGTATAAATACACTGATCCTTTATGGTGCGCTATAATGAACCATTTTCAGTGTTGTATTGTAGCTGTTCCATGCAGCGCTATGCTTAGTTGCTTACAGCATATGGAGAGTCTAGTTTGTCTCCAGTAGCCACATTTCAAGGCAAGGGGAAAAGAATAAGAATGAGAATCAGCTACCCTGCTGTAAGCCGATTAGCAACGTTCCACCATATTTGCAATTTGGAAAGAGGCCATACTCTCCCCCAGATCAAGGCAAAAATGAGCTTTCTCAGTACTTGACTTTTCCCATACTGACGTAGTCTAGACTGTCACTGGGTAGCAGGGGCAGCATTTTTCGACGTTTGAAAAGGTCTGCCAAAAACCCCTGCTATTGCAGGTGGTTTACAAATTGTCTGGCTTTCCATTTTACAGGCTACCTTTTCTTCAAAGTAACTTGACAGGGCCCATTACACATCTACACCGAGGACCTAATGGGCTTAAGACTTGAGTATTTACAAAGCAGGTAATCGCTTAATCAAAGTGATAAAAACATACTTTGGTGCAGTTACTTTTGACCATAACAAACAGACCACATTGATAAGCACTAGCCTGTTTCTAGTCAATGCATTTTGTAATGCACTTCATTTAATGTAACAAGTTTGAATGTTTACTGTTAATTTTCACTATGTGAGTACTTCTGACATAGTATGTATTTCAGTTCAACTTCACCTACCTACCAAAATCCAACACATATCTCctgttcatcttctgtattttcCTTCTTCCTCTAGATTGTGTACTTCACAGCACTGTTCCCGTACGTGGTTCTGGTTGTTCTTTTGGCCCATGGTGTCACACTACCTGGAGCATTAGATGGGATTATATACTACCTGAAACCAGATTGGTCCAAACTAGGAGAAGCACAGGTAGACTTGTATTTCTATGAACATCTGCGTATCCGTATTTGGCTGCTTAATGATTCTGAATTTTACATCCAAACCTGCCATTCAAAATTGGTTTTACACCTTTGTGGTAGGTGTGGATTGATGCTGGAACCCAGATTTTCTTCTCCTATGCCATCGGCCTGGGTGCCCTGACAGCACTGGGCAGCTACAACCGCTTCAACAACAACTGTTACCAGTAAGTAACACGGTGCTCTGAAAATAACTCAACATATCGCAAACATCAGCGACACTTGCtttctgtgacctttgacctgagTATGCCATATAGAAATACTGTATCTATACATATTTACATTTATATCACGAGGCACTAAGCTTGCTGCCCAACCAAAAATCCCTGCATGTTCTACAAATTAAAGTGACAGAAACATAAGCTTGGTAGCACTAGGCTAACTTTGGCCTGAAGCTAGCCAGCCGCGCATTAGCGCCACGAGTTATACGGAAATTTTAATCTTAACATTGAGGCTATCACAAGATGATGGTCGAGTGACTTTGTTGTAACTTAGCTTTGAACAACATTGGTTAGCAGTCAGTGAGTGTGCATTTTGAACGTGTGTAGTAAGCAGACCACACAGTAGCTCTAACCTGGTGAATGGCCGGCCCTCTGGCATCTTCTCAGCTTTGACCTTAATTGGTAGCTAAAAGATCAGTTCAGCTCTTGCAGTATTAGCTTAGCTCTGCTTCTCAAACAGTCTTAGATTAGCTCAGGAAAAAGTCTACTGTAAATTTAGCTGCTGTAAATCCGTGTCTGGGTTTTGTGCGGCTACAGTGAAATATTATGAATGTGTCATGTGCAAAGGTTCTCAGGCTCTCAAATTGAAACAGTAGGTTGAGAGTTTAATGACTAATTGAccgatagtgtgtgtgtgtggtgcaacACGTTTACGTGGCtgttaagtgatgtcttaattgtTTATTTAACGGTAAGTGTGGTTAGAGAGAACCTTTAATTGGCGTGGTGAAGATATGCACTGCTTTGTTAACCCCGTCGCTCCGATGCTCAATTGTTTCGATCACGCGTGTGCATTAGGATTCCCCCGGGTGTTCTCAGATATGCTCGGACATGCTTCTGCTGGATGAGTGAGGCTCGTAGCTGCTGCAATTTATTAATGACCAACatcaattaatattattattttcccgCGAGAGATGATTTGTCTTGACTCAGTGCTTGTACATTAAGAAATTCAGTTCGGAGTGATAACTTCCAAATAGGGAGAGTATCTGATTTCATAGTTTCCATATTTGTACAAGCATGATTCATCCTGTGAGGGGATATGTTTAGATCcaccaagtagccatgagatctTTCACCCTATCTCCCCTCAGACCTTGAGCCAAACTGGCTGTTGCCATATTTGCTGTGGATCACAATGAGGACAACAGCAGCTTGTCGAGATATATTTATCTGCTCTTTATCCCCCATTTATCATCCCAGCTTTTCTCTTGCCAATATTCCTTGTGTCCTGCTTGTCCTGTTTCAACATATTAGGAAGCCACTTGTAATCCTAtgttttgtgtttgtctgctgtgTTTTTATGAACTTTTTTCCAGGGATGCGTTTGTGCTGGCACTCATTAACAGCGGAACCAGCT is a window from the Syngnathus scovelli strain Florida chromosome 2, RoL_Ssco_1.2, whole genome shotgun sequence genome containing:
- the LOC125989267 gene encoding sodium- and chloride-dependent creatine transporter 1 — its product is MSAELEESNRGEISLPQLEAGEISEGEGGGSAHPLVSVPGAGPGRADGGGSGPPQIQDGTVAAADVVPAVERETWTRQMDFIMSCVGFAVGLGNVWRFPYLCYKNGGGVFLIPYLLIVFIGGIPVFFLEISLGQFMKQGGVSAWNIAPLFKGLGLASMVIVFFCNTYYIMILVWGLYFLFHSFTNPLPWATCGHTWNTPNCTEDFRRTCHNHSVAQLSQLSSAAPAVKPLASVLPLDVSTTLSLLNNSCMEMEGMRSPVIEFWERNVLRLSSGIDEPGDISYQMVLCLLVTWVIVYFCMWKGVKSTGKIVYFTALFPYVVLVVLLAHGVTLPGALDGIIYYLKPDWSKLGEAQVWIDAGTQIFFSYAIGLGALTALGSYNRFNNNCYQDAFVLALINSGTSFFAGFVVFSVLGFMAAEQGVDISKVAESGPGLAFIAYPKAVTLMPMAPLWAALFFFMLLVLGLDSQFVGVEGLITGVMDMLPPKSALASLRREVVAAICCVICFIIDMSMVTEGGMYVFQLFDYYSASGITLLWQAFWECVVIAWVYGADRFMDDVARMIGYQPLPYMKWCWSYITPLVCVGVFLFHVVNYKPLTYNTVYTYPWWGEMLGWALALSSMLCIPLTVVYKLLRSKGSLRERWQHLTTPIWGKHHLEYLAPESEAKLLPPAGSKNDHLFESAV